A genome region from Vulpes lagopus strain Blue_001 chromosome 7, ASM1834538v1, whole genome shotgun sequence includes the following:
- the LOC121495972 gene encoding 14-3-3 protein zeta/delta-like, with protein MDKNELMQKARLAKQAERYDDMAACMMSVTEQGAELSNEERNLLSVAYKNVVGAHRSSWRVVSSIEQKTEGAEKKQQMAREYREKIETELRDICNDVLSLLKRFLIPSASQAESKVFYLKMRGDYHCYLAKVAAGDDKKGIVDQSQQAYQEAFEISKKEMQPTHPIRLGLALNFSVFYYEILNSPEKTCSLAKTAFDEAIAELDTLSEESNKDSTLIMQLLRDNLTL; from the coding sequence ATGGATAAAAATGAGCTGATGCAGAAGGCCAGACTGGCCAAGCAGGCTGAGCGATATGATGACATGGCAGCCTGCATGATGTCCGtaactgagcaaggagctgaaTTATCCAATGAGGAGAGGAATCTTCTCTCAGTTGCTTATAAAAATGTTGTAGGAGCTCATAGGTCATCTTGGAGGGTCGTCTCAAGTATTGAGCAAAAGACGGAAGGTGctgagaaaaaacagcagatggctcgagaatacagagagaaaattGAGACTGAGCTAAGAGATATCTGCAATGATGTACTGTCTCTCTTGAAAAGGTTTTTGATCCCCAGTGCTTCACAAGCAGAGAGCAAAGTCTTCTATTTGAAAATGAGAGGAGACTACCACTGTTACTTGGCCAAAGTTGCTGCTGGTGATGACAAGAAAGGGATTGTGGATCAGTCACAACAAGCATACCAAGAAGCTTTTGAAATCAGCAAAAAGGAAATGCAACCAACACATCCTATCAGATTGGGTCTGGCCCTTAACTTCTCTGTTTTCTATTACGAAATTCTTAACTCACCGGAGAAAACCTGCTCTCTTGCAAAGACAGCTTTTGATGAAGCCATTGCTGAACTTGATACATTAAGTGAAGAGTCAAACAAAGACAGCACGCTAATAATGCAATTACTGAGAGACAACTTGACATTGTAG